TTTTTGGCTACGTGGGCGTGTACTACGGCTACGATTTTAATAACCCCGCCAGCCTCACCCGGCCCAGCTTCATTTACTCGGAAAATCTGCACAACCAGATTGCCATCAACATTGCCCTGCTGGGCGCGCGCTACAACAGCGACCGCATCCGGGGCACTTTTGCCATCCAGACCGGCACCTACCCCGATGCCAACTACGCCGCTGAGCCGGCCATCTTCAAGAACATCTACGAGGCCTGGGGCGGCGTGCGGGTGGCCAAAAACCTCTGGCTCGATGCCGGAATCTTCCTCTCGCACATTGGCCTGGAAGGCCCCAACTCGCGCGACGACCTCACGCTGACCCGCTCCATTATGGCCGAAAACTCGCCTTACTACGAGACGGGGGCCAAGCTTACGTATGACGCGGGCAAGAAGTGGCTGTTTTCGGTGCTGACCATCAACGGCTGGCAGGTTATCCGCGACCGCAACCAGAACGAGGCGGTGGGCACGCAGGTGCAGTTTCGGCCTACCCCCAAGCTTTTGTTCAATTCGAGCACCTTCATTGGCGAAGGCCGCAACGTGCCCGACTCGCTGGGCGTGCGCCTGCGCTACTTCCACGACTTCTACGTTACGTATGACCCCACGCCAAAGTGGAAAATAGCCGGTGCCTTCGACACTGGCTGGCAGGAAAAACTCGATGGCCGGGGTGGCTACGACAAGTGGCAGGGCGGCTCGCTCATCGTGCGCCGCCGCCTGTGGACGCGGGCCGGCCTGGTGGGCCGCGTGGAGTATTACCACGACCCCAGCGGCGTGCTGGCCACTACCCGCGTGGGCGGCTTGAACACCACCGGCTACTCGCTGGGCTTCGACTATCTGCCCGTGCCCCGCGTCATTCTGCGGGCCGAGTTCAAGGAATTCATCGACCAGAACAACGCGTACATCCGCGATAAAACCCCCAAGCGTACCGATGCGGCCGTGACGACGCTGCTTGGCCTCACCTTCTGAGCTACCTACTGTCGTTCAGGCGGGTGCGGCTTTAAAGCGACGGGGCTGTTCTGGCTGGCCCCCTTGCAACTGGTGAGCGCTGCCTGCAAAGATGTATAAAACCCGCTGCGTAAGCCCTGTTAATCAACAGGAAAAGCGAATAGTTAAAAGCTGACAGCTTATTATTCCCCTGCTATGTCTACCGCCGAAGCCGACCTGCGCGACCAATCTGCCGAGCGGTTCCTGCGCCTGGTGCGGGAGAAGCGGCGCGGCACGCTCAAGATTTACCTGGGCCTGGCCGCGGGGGTAGGGAAGACCTATCGCCTGCTGCAAGAGGCCCACGACCTGCACGCCAACGGCGTGGACGTGCTGCTCGGCTACGTGGAAACCCACGGCCGGGCCGGCACCGTGGCGCAGCTGCGCAACGTGCCGCTGCTGCCCCGCAAGCAGGTGTTTTACAAGGGCCACGCGGTGGAGGAAATGGACCTGGATGCCATTGAGAAGCGCCGCCCGCAGGTAGTGATTGTGGACGAGCTGGCCCACTCCAACGTGCCCGGCTCGCGCCACGAAAAGCGCTGGCAGGACGTGGAGGAGCTAGTGAAAAGCGGCATTTCGGTGATAACCGCCGTGAACGTGCAGCACCTGGAAAGCCTGCACGACCAGGTGCTGAAAATAACCGGCACCGACGTGACCGAGCGCATCCCGGACCAGCTGCTGCGCGAGGCCGACGAGGTGGTGAACGTGGACCTGACCGTGGGCGAGCTGCGCGCCCGCCTAGAGGAAGGCAAAATATATGACCCGGCCAAAGTGCCTACCGCGCTGGCCAACTTCTTTCAGTCCGAAAACCTGTTGCAGCTGCGGCGGCTGGCCGTGCGCGAGGTGGCGCAGCTGCTGGGCCGGCAGGTGGAAAGTGATGCCGGCGGCGCGCCGGCCATCGCTACCCCCCGCCGCAACGATGACCGCCTGCTGGCCTGCATCAACTCCAACGCCGAGGCCGCCAAGGAGATAATCCGCAAAACCTCGCGCCTGGCCGACCGCTTTTCGGCCGCCGCCTGGTACGTGCTCTACGTGCAGACCGGCCGCGAGAGCGCCGACCGCATCGGGCTGGCTACGCAGCGGCATCTGCTTCGCAACCTGCAACTGGCGGTGGAGCTGGGCGGGCAGATTCTGCGGGTGAAGGACGACGACGTGGTGGCGGCCATCCGGCGGGTGGCGCAGGAAAAGGGCGCGACGCTGCTCGTGTGCGGCATCACCCGCGAGAAAAGCCAGTGGGAGCGCCTGAGCCGCCGCGGCATCACCAACGACCTGCTGCGCGCCGTGGCCCGCGACGGGGGTGATTTGGATGTGTATCTGATAACTTATTGACTAACAGAATAAATCGTCTGTCATTGCGAGCGCAATGCAGTGGAGCACGGCAATGACAGACGATTTACAAAAGACTCCCTCATCATGACTCTCAAGACCAAAATTACCCTCGGCTTCGTGGCCATGCTGGCGCTGCTGCTCAGCATTGGCAGCTATGCTTTTTATACGGTGCGGCAGCTAGATTTGAAATCGCGCAATATCTTGAAGGACAATCTATATTCCGTGGATTTGGGGCAGCAGATGCTGCACGGGCTGGATGCGCTGCGCGAGGAGCCCGGCAGTGCTCCTGGCCTGCGGCAGCTGCAGCGGGGCCTGACGCGGGAGGCCGGCAATATTACCGAGCCCGGCGAGCGCGAGGTAGTGGACAGCCTCACGCAGCAGCTGGCTGCCTACCAGGGCGACCTGAGCCGCGACGGCCGCGCCCTACCCCCCGCCTGGCGGCCTTTGCGCGCCCAAACCCTGCGCATGATGAACCTGAACACGGCAGCCCTCACCCGTAAAAATACCCTGGCTAACCACTACGCCGAGCAGGCCAACCGCAACCTCATCCTCTTTATTACGGTGGCGGCGCTGCTGGGCCTGGGCTTCGTGGCGAGCGTGCCCGAGGCGGCGGTGCAGCCCTTGCGCAAGCTGAGCGCCGCCCTGAGCCACGCCACGGCCCGCGACTTCGCGGCTACCATTCCGCAGGAAAGCAACGACGAGTTTGGGCAGGTGGCGCTGGCTTTCAACAAGATGCTGAGCGAGCTGCGCGAGTTTCGCAGCTCCACCGCCGCCGAATTGCTGACGGCCCGCAACCGCGCTTCCAGCATCATCAATACCCTGGATGAAGGTCTGCTGGTGCTGGATGAGAGCCGCCGCGTACTGCTGGCCAACCCCGTAATGTGCGAGCTGCTGGGCCTACCCCCCGAAAAACTGGTGGGCCGCCCGGCTAGCCTCGTGCGCCTCGAAAACGACCTGTTTCAAACCCTGACAGCACCGCTCGACGCGCCCAACCGCGAGCAGGCCGTGGCCGAAGCGCCGCTGCTCACCATTACGCAGCGCGGCGAGGAAGCCTTTTACCGGCTGGCGGTGCAGGACCTGGTTTCCTATAATGAGGCCAGCGACAAAACCGAGTTCATAGGCCAGCTGCTGACGCTGCGCAACGTGTCGGACTTCAAAAAGCTGGACCAGGTAAAGTCGAATTTCCTGGCCACCGTGTCGCACGAGCTAAAAACGCCGCTCTCTAGCATCAATCTTAGTCTCAAGGTATTACAAAAAGACAACCTGCCGGAGGCGGAGCGCCAGGATATTACGGTGGGCATTCAGCGCGAAACGCAGCGCTTGCAGCGCCTGGTGAGCGAGCTGCTCGACGTGTCGCGCCTCGATTCGGGCCAGGGTATTCAGCTCAACTTCGCGCCCACCCAACTCGCTGAGGTGGTGCGCTTTGCCGAGGCCACTGTGCAGGCGCAATTAGCTAATAAGCAGCTCACCCTGCAAACCGCCCTACCCCCCGACCTGCCGCCCGTGCGCGCCGATGTGGAGAAGACAACCTGGGTACTTATCAACCTGCTGGCCAATGCTATCCGCTACTCGCCGGCCGGCGAAAGTATCGCGGTGCGGGCCGCCCGCGCCGGTAAGTTCGTGCAGGTGACGGTGCAGGACCGCGGCCCCGGCATCGCGGCCGAGCACCACGACAAGATTTTCCAGCGCTTCGCGCAGCTGCCCGACAAAGCCGGCTACACCGGCGGCTCGGGCCTGGGCCTGAGCATCGCCCGCGAGTTCATTACTACGCAGGGCGGCCGGCTGTGGATAGAAAGTGAGCTGGGTAGCGGCAGCGCGTTTCACTTCACGCTGCCGGTGGGGGGGTAGGTCGTCCGCGGCGGTTTATCTCACCCCTAGCCCCCTCTCGGAGCGCAGCAGAGAGTGGGAGGCAGTCGCATGAAGCGATTATCGGGAGGAGGCTGCCGGCGGTGGGCAAGCGCTTAGTAGCCGCCACGGCCCCCACTTTTTGCTGCCCTCCTACTACCCGACTCCTGTTCAGCCGGGCAGCCAATTCAGGTACGCTGCCCACGGCGGGCAGCGGCCAACTTATCCGCGCAATTTTACCGATTTGCCCGTTGCCACGCCCGTACCCGCGCCGCTGCGTTCTCACGAAGGTTCATATAGAACAGGCCAATGTCAGCGGCGTGGAAGGAGTGGCGCAGCTCGGGGTAACCGGGGACGAAGAGGCGGGGGTAGCCGCGGACGTTGGGCGGGGTAATCCAGAGCAGGCCGCCGTGGACTTGGGCATCAGTGATGTGGGCATCGATGCGCTTCATGTGGGGACCGACGCCGCCGCGGTTGCGGGCGGCGGGGGCCCGCAAGGTGTCGAGCGTCCAGGTGAGGGGGTTGGTGGCGGCCAAGCCGTTGTAGGGCGCATAATCGAAGCCGCGCTCGGAGGTGTTCCAGGCCACAAAGCAGCCGGTGGCTAGCGAATCGGGGCAGGGGCGGATGGTTTGGTACTCGTTGGTTTTCACCTGGCCGCCGATGAGGTAGGCGGCTACTAGGCGTTTGCGCAGCGCGGGGTCGTGGTCGAAAAAGTCGTGGAGCAGGCGCGTTGCGTGGGTAGCCCCCTGACTATGACCGGCGATGATAATGGGCCGGCCCTGGTTGTAGTGCGCGAGATAGTATTGGAAAGCCGCCTTCACGTCGGTATAGGCCAGGTCGAGGGCCTGCTGGCCGTCGGGGCCCTGCTTGTCGAAAAACGAGTAGAGCGTGGCTTGCCGGTAGCGCGGGGCGTAGATGCGGCCCGCCGCATTGAACGCGCTGGCCTGGTTGAAGAGAGTGGTGCGGTCGGTGAAGCGGTTGAGGCGGACATTGCCCACGGCGGCGTTCCAGTGGCCGCGCCAGAAGTAGGTGGTAGGATAGATGAAGAACACGTCGGCAGCGGCCGTGGTCTGGCCATCGCGCAGGCCGGCGGCGCGGGGCACGGCATCGGCCGAGTCGCGGCGGGTGGGCAGGGCGGCCCAGTTGCTTTCAAGGGCATAGTTGGGGGCCGTGTCGGGGGCCGGGGCCCGGAACCCGTGGGCGGGCTTCAACAAGTTGACGCAGCAGGTGAGCGGCAGCAGGACCAGGAGTCCCCACCGGGCCAAGCGGTTCAGCAAGACGAAATGAAGCAAGCGCATGGGGTAGGAACGTGATTAATTGACCTGTGAAACAGCCCCGGCGTGGGGCAATGTTTCTGGCGCTGGTGGCGGCGCCGCCACCAGCGCCAGAAACATTGCCAGCTAGGGCATTGTCCCGATTAACCGCACGATGATTCAGATAGGGGTTCTTCTTCCAACCAGCTCCCTTTGGAGCGCAGCAGAAAGCAGGGGGCCGTGGCGGCTACTAAGCGCTTGCCCACCGCCGGCGACCTCCTCCTGATAACCGCTTCATGCGGCTGCCCCACCCTGTTTGCTGTTCGCGCTCTCCTGTGAAGAGGGGGCAGGTGAACCGCGCTGGCCGCCTCACTCGTTTCGTAACCTTCGCATAATAGCAAAAGCCCCGCGCTACCCCGACCTTTGCGGCGTGCTGATTTTACCCCGAATCGTTATGAAACGCCTGCTTTCCGCCGCCACCGTGCTGGCCCTGCTCACCAGCGCGGCCCACGCCCAACTTCCCACCAACGACCCGCAGGCGGCCCACATCCTGCTGCCCAACGGCTGGAGCCTCACCCCGGCCGGCACCGCGCTGCCGCTCGGCGACCTGCCGCTTAACATGCAGCTCGCGCCGGACGGCAAAATGCTGGCCGTGACCAACAACGGGCAGAGTACGCAGACTATTCAACTTATTGACCCTGCGAGCGAAAAGCTGCTGGATGAGCGCGTGATTGGCAAGGCGTGGTACGGGCTGGCGTTTGGCCCGAAGGGTGATAAGCTCTATGCCTCGGGCGGCAACGACAACATTATTCTGGCCTACCCCACGGCCGGGCGCAAACTCGGCGCGCCCGACACACTGCGCCTGGGCCGGCCCTGGCCAAAGGCCAAAATCAGCCCCACCGGCCTGGCCGTAGACGCGGCCGGGCAGCGCCTCTATGTAGTGACCAAGGAAGACAGCGCGCTCTACGTGCTCGACCTGCAGACCAGGCGCGTGGTGCGCCGCCTACCCCTCGGCGCAGAGGCTTACGGCTGCCTGCTCGCGCCCGATGGTAAGACGCTGTACATCACGCTTTGGGGCGGCGATAAGCTGCTGGCCTACGACCGCGCCACCGGCCGCGTACGCGCCGCGCTGGCCACCGGCAGCCACCCGAATGAGCTGATTCAGCGCCGCGACGGGCGCTATTTGTTTGTGGCGAATGCTAACGATAACTCGGTGTCGGTGGTAGATGCGCGGAGCTTTCGGGTGCTCGAAACCATCTCGACCAGCCTCTTTCCCACGCGCCTCACCGGCTCGACCACCAACGGGCTGGCCCTCTCAGCCGACCAAAAGACGCTTTACATCGCCAATGCCGATAACAACTGCCTGGCTGTGTTCGATGTGAGCCAGCCTGGCCACAGCGCTGCCAAAGGCTTCATCCCGACCGGCTGGTACCCGACCTGCGTGCGCACGGTAGGTAGTAAGATATTGGTAGCCAACGGCAAAGGCATGTCGAGTCTGGCGAACCCGCAGGGGCCGCAGCCAGTGCGCCGCAACGACGACAGCGGCTACCAGTCGGGCGGCGTGCACCGCGAGGTGCAGTACATCGGCGGCT
The genomic region above belongs to Hymenobacter psoromatis and contains:
- a CDS encoding porin, translating into MRHSVRFSSLLLSAGLLPGLARAQTTPAPAPTTTTTTAPPAAPTATAAATTAAAAADTARLADPKPEFFGYVGVYYGYDFNNPASLTRPSFIYSENLHNQIAINIALLGARYNSDRIRGTFAIQTGTYPDANYAAEPAIFKNIYEAWGGVRVAKNLWLDAGIFLSHIGLEGPNSRDDLTLTRSIMAENSPYYETGAKLTYDAGKKWLFSVLTINGWQVIRDRNQNEAVGTQVQFRPTPKLLFNSSTFIGEGRNVPDSLGVRLRYFHDFYVTYDPTPKWKIAGAFDTGWQEKLDGRGGYDKWQGGSLIVRRRLWTRAGLVGRVEYYHDPSGVLATTRVGGLNTTGYSLGFDYLPVPRVILRAEFKEFIDQNNAYIRDKTPKRTDAAVTTLLGLTF
- a CDS encoding sensor protein KdpD encodes the protein MSTAEADLRDQSAERFLRLVREKRRGTLKIYLGLAAGVGKTYRLLQEAHDLHANGVDVLLGYVETHGRAGTVAQLRNVPLLPRKQVFYKGHAVEEMDLDAIEKRRPQVVIVDELAHSNVPGSRHEKRWQDVEELVKSGISVITAVNVQHLESLHDQVLKITGTDVTERIPDQLLREADEVVNVDLTVGELRARLEEGKIYDPAKVPTALANFFQSENLLQLRRLAVREVAQLLGRQVESDAGGAPAIATPRRNDDRLLACINSNAEAAKEIIRKTSRLADRFSAAAWYVLYVQTGRESADRIGLATQRHLLRNLQLAVELGGQILRVKDDDVVAAIRRVAQEKGATLLVCGITREKSQWERLSRRGITNDLLRAVARDGGDLDVYLITY
- a CDS encoding HAMP domain-containing sensor histidine kinase; this translates as MTLKTKITLGFVAMLALLLSIGSYAFYTVRQLDLKSRNILKDNLYSVDLGQQMLHGLDALREEPGSAPGLRQLQRGLTREAGNITEPGEREVVDSLTQQLAAYQGDLSRDGRALPPAWRPLRAQTLRMMNLNTAALTRKNTLANHYAEQANRNLILFITVAALLGLGFVASVPEAAVQPLRKLSAALSHATARDFAATIPQESNDEFGQVALAFNKMLSELREFRSSTAAELLTARNRASSIINTLDEGLLVLDESRRVLLANPVMCELLGLPPEKLVGRPASLVRLENDLFQTLTAPLDAPNREQAVAEAPLLTITQRGEEAFYRLAVQDLVSYNEASDKTEFIGQLLTLRNVSDFKKLDQVKSNFLATVSHELKTPLSSINLSLKVLQKDNLPEAERQDITVGIQRETQRLQRLVSELLDVSRLDSGQGIQLNFAPTQLAEVVRFAEATVQAQLANKQLTLQTALPPDLPPVRADVEKTTWVLINLLANAIRYSPAGESIAVRAARAGKFVQVTVQDRGPGIAAEHHDKIFQRFAQLPDKAGYTGGSGLGLSIAREFITTQGGRLWIESELGSGSAFHFTLPVGG
- a CDS encoding DUF3089 domain-containing protein, with translation MRLLHFVLLNRLARWGLLVLLPLTCCVNLLKPAHGFRAPAPDTAPNYALESNWAALPTRRDSADAVPRAAGLRDGQTTAAADVFFIYPTTYFWRGHWNAAVGNVRLNRFTDRTTLFNQASAFNAAGRIYAPRYRQATLYSFFDKQGPDGQQALDLAYTDVKAAFQYYLAHYNQGRPIIIAGHSQGATHATRLLHDFFDHDPALRKRLVAAYLIGGQVKTNEYQTIRPCPDSLATGCFVAWNTSERGFDYAPYNGLAATNPLTWTLDTLRAPAARNRGGVGPHMKRIDAHITDAQVHGGLLWITPPNVRGYPRLFVPGYPELRHSFHAADIGLFYMNLRENAAARVRAWQRANR